TTCTTGGGATAGAGGTCATGCATCCTGTTGAAACAGCGGAGAAGCGTTGTCTTGCCGCATCCGGAGGGGCCTATTAACGCGGTCACCGCGTTTTTATAGGCGATCACGTTTATCTGCTTGAGGGCATGGACGTTCCCGTTATAATAAAAATTCAGATTCCTCGTCTCGAGCTCTACGTTTTCCGTCATTTGTATCTCCATCTGATAATGAGTCTGCCGAGGATAGTGATGCCGAGGATCACGACGGTGATGACAAAAGATGCTGCCCATGCCTGTGCATGCCAGTCTTCATAGGGCCCCATGGCGTACTGGAATATGCTCGCGGTCAGGGAGGCTACGGGTTTCGTCATATCGACGGAGAAATACGCGTTATTGAACGATGTGAAGAGCAGCGGCGCGGTCTCCCCTGCCACCCTCGCTATAGAGAGCAGAATTCCCGTAAGAATGCCGGTCGCCGCGCCACGGTAGACGACCTGGATAATCACCTTATAATAAGGAGCACCAAGCGCAAAGGCAGCCTCCCTCAATGTCCAGGGAACGAGCGAAAGCATATCTTCAGTCGTCCTCAACACCACAGGGATCATGATAATCGCGAGAGCGGCAGCACCCGCCCACCCATTGAAGTGCCCGACCGGCCTCACGAGTATCGCGTATGCGAAGGTCCCAATGACGATGGAAGGCACGCTCACCATGATATCAGCCAGAATGCTGATAATCCGTGATATCGCCGTTCCTCTCGCGTATTCCGCGAGAAAGGTCCCTCCCAAAATGCCGATCGGGACGCCTATCAGGGTCGCAAAAAGAGTTATCAGGAACTGTCCGACAAAGGCATTTCTCAACCCGCCGCCAGCAACTCCCGCGGGGGTAGGGTCGTTGAGGAAAAGACCGA
This genomic interval from Thermodesulfovibrionales bacterium contains the following:
- the pstA gene encoding phosphate ABC transporter permease PstA, whose translation is MTLEERRKLESVIALFVSTLAAAFGLFCLIFILGDVLFHGIGALQIGLFLNDPTPAGVAGGGLRNAFVGQFLITLFATLIGVPIGILGGTFLAEYARGTAISRIISILADIMVSVPSIVIGTFAYAILVRPVGHFNGWAGAAALAIIMIPVVLRTTEDMLSLVPWTLREAAFALGAPYYKVIIQVVYRGAATGILTGILLSIARVAGETAPLLFTSFNNAYFSVDMTKPVASLTASIFQYAMGPYEDWHAQAWAASFVITVVILGITILGRLIIRWRYK